The stretch of DNA AAGAGAACCTGGCAATATACCAAGTGACCAAAAAATTAAAGCTTTGGACGATTAGTTGATAACTGATAAAAAGCCATGCTTAACTTAATTTCCAACCCAATCAACTTTTATAACCAGTACGACTTAACTATTCAATCTCCTGCTTCTGGCATTTCTTTAAAAGGTTCGCTTGCTATCCCAGGCGATAAGTCAGTTTCTCACCGCGCCTTAATGTTCGGTGCATTAGCCCAAGGAGAAACTCGCATTCAAGGATTATTATTAGGAGAAGATGTAATTAGTACAGCCAATTGTTTGCGATCGCTTGGAATCCAAATTTCCGATCTTACTGCTGAAACTGTTTTAGTTCAAGGTGAAGGTTTAGAACAACTACAAGAACCACTAGATGTTTTAGATGCAGGCAATTCTGGTACTACCATGCGGTTGATCTTAGGAATTTTATCCGCTCAATCCAACCGTTTCTTTACCATCACAGGCGATCGCTCTTTGCGTTCTCGTCCCATGTCTCGGGTAATCAAACCTTTAACGGAAATGGGGGCAGAAATTTGGGGTAGAAATAACAATAATTTAGCTCCTTTAGCAATCAAAGGGCAAAAATTAAAACCGATTCATTATTTTTCTCCTGTAGCTTCGGCTCAGGTTAAATCTTGTCTTCTCTTGACTGGATTGATGACAGCAGGAAAAACCACCGTTACCGAACCAGCTTTATCTAGAGATCATAGCGAACGGATGTTAAAAGCCTTTGGCGCGGATATTACTACTGACTCCGAAACCAATAGCGTTACCATCACTGGCGGGAATACTTTACAAGGACAATCAGTTATCGTACCTGGGGAT from Stanieria cyanosphaera PCC 7437 encodes:
- the aroA gene encoding 3-phosphoshikimate 1-carboxyvinyltransferase, with amino-acid sequence MLNLISNPINFYNQYDLTIQSPASGISLKGSLAIPGDKSVSHRALMFGALAQGETRIQGLLLGEDVISTANCLRSLGIQISDLTAETVLVQGEGLEQLQEPLDVLDAGNSGTTMRLILGILSAQSNRFFTITGDRSLRSRPMSRVIKPLTEMGAEIWGRNNNNLAPLAIKGQKLKPIHYFSPVASAQVKSCLLLTGLMTAGKTTVTEPALSRDHSERMLKAFGADITTDSETNSVTITGGNTLQGQSVIVPGDISSAAFWLVAASIIPDSELILTNVGINPTRIGILDVLGKMGANITIENQKIVAGEPIADLRVRYSPLQGCEIAGELTVRSIDEIPIIVVAAALAQGTTIIKDAAELRVKECDRLSVMATQLSRMGAKIIEHPDGLEIQGGHPLSGTEVSSYDDHRIAMSLTIAALQASATTLIKDATAANISYPNFFDSLQQVCHL